In Candidatus Nanopelagicales bacterium, the genomic window GGTGCTTGCACGCACCCCGACCCTCGACCATTCCGAGTCGGCCCGCGAGTCTGGAGAAGTCAGCATTGCTCGCTTGCCCATTCGATAGTTGTTGAAAGTCATCGGCAATTGCGCTGAGGCCAAATCTGCAGGGTCCACACTGTCCCGCGCTTTCGCCAGCCATCCAGCGCACGACCCTGGCGGTCTCGCGGATTCCGCACGTTTGCTCCGACAAGACCGTCAGGATGCCGGCACCAACCACCCCACCCACGGCGGACACAGTCTCGGGCGTCCACTCCAAGTCGGCCATCTCCGTTCCGACCCAGGCACCGCCGTAACCACCGGTGAGGAATGCCTGGATTGGCGCAGTCACTGCGCCGCAACTGGCCAAAATGTCGGCTACCGGCGTTCCGAGGGCCACCTCCAGGACCCCCGGGTTCGCGACCGCGCCAGCGACTGTCACCAGGGCCGTCCCGGGCGCTGCTGCCGAACCTTGTCGGCGATACCAGCCAGGACCGAACCGAGCGATGAGCGCAATGTTGGCCAGCGTCTCGACGTTCGACACCAGTGTGGGCTTTCCACTCGTGCCAGCGTCGAACGGGCGCTTCCCGAATACCGGTACTGCGAGTTGTCCGCCGACCCCTCGGGCCAGAGCACTCTCTTCGCTGGCGACGTACCGGTGAGGGAGCGCAATGAGTTGGACGGTGACTCCGCGCTGGGAACCAGCGGACCGCAGGGCGA contains:
- a CDS encoding SLBB domain-containing protein, whose protein sequence is DIGHRAHRGGSGRIDRDRTGRRASEDLLMSMNNTSHAMVTAPSGVSRLTGWGANWHTHVSALGELPDWGSTRRGHVNGLVAALDEAGLRGRGGGWFPTAVKMRAVADSAATRRKVPVVIGNGMEGEPASGKDAVLLASAPHLVIDGLVLAAQAIGARDAYVAVHRGSPASDVVAAAIALRSAGSQRGVTVQLIALPHRYVASEESALARGVGGQLAVPVFGKRPFDAGTSGKPTLVSNVETLANIALIARFGPGWYRRQGSAAAPGTALVTVAGAVANPGVLEVALGTPVADILASCGAVTAPIQAFLTGGYGGAWVGTEMADLEWTPETVSAVGGVVGAGILTVLSEQTCGIRETARVVRWMAGESAGQCGPCRFGLSAIADDFQQLSNGQASNADFSRLAGRLGMVEGRGACKHPDGVVRFARSALTVFNDDLAAHLRGHCLHHASKPVLPVPAAAPIPAPLPGGEWK